A stretch of Brassica rapa cultivar Chiifu-401-42 unplaced genomic scaffold, CAAS_Brap_v3.01 Scaffold1064, whole genome shotgun sequence DNA encodes these proteins:
- the LOC117131590 gene encoding uncharacterized protein LOC117131590, whose protein sequence is MAIDAEEDEGVSLEHKALLEALTRRMSTMMETRLGTFREELDAQSSEPRREPRQNRRTQARREHEGSEETDNYYERDRHSSDSRHSSRSNHRHRRDHWQRNELAGVKLKIPPFHGKADPDAYLEWEKKIELVFNCQHYTELKKIQVAATEFYDYALSWWDQLVTNKRRNGEYPIETWAEMKAAMRRRFVPSHYHRDLHQRLRRLTQGSRSVEEYFQEMELLMLRACISEDREATTARFLGGLNREIQDNVEMQHYVELEEMLHKAILVEQQIKRKHHSRGSYGTSKYQQVKDEKPAYQKENKSQQKEETKQGSIFTKDKDKGKAEATSSRTRDVKCFKCQGRGHYANECTNKRVMILLENGEFESEDEKLDTDQEHSEEEYEEEPVRGRLLVARRTLSLQNKTEELEQRENLFYSRCMVQGKICSLIIDGGSCVNVASETMVKKLGLKTQKHPKPYRLQWLNEEGEMRISTQVSIPLSIGRYEDEILCDVIPMEASHILLGRPWQFDRRVTHDGFTNKHSFEFNGKKTILVPLTPKEVHQDQLHLQKKKEIDLKPEQHKQHNFYAKIALLQDFEDVFPEDNPIGLPPIRGIEHQIDFVPGSTLPNRPAYRTNS, encoded by the exons ATGGCTATTGACGCAGAGGAAGATGAAGGAGTTAGCCTCGAGCATAAAGCTTTGCTTGAAGCTTTGACTCGCCGTATGAGTACGATGATGGAAACAAGATTGGGTACTTTCCGCGAAGAGCTTGATGCGCAATCTTCAGAACCTAGACGAGAACCCAGGCAGAACCGACGCACGCAGGCTAGACGTGAGCATGAGGGTTCAGAGGAGACTGATAACTACTACGAAAGAGATCGACACAGCTCAGATTCTAGACACAGCAGTCGTAGTAACCATAGACACAGGCGTGATCATTGGCAACGCAATGAACTCGCGGGAGTAAAGCTGAAaatccctcctttccatggcaaagctgatccagatgcctatcttgagtgggagaaAAAGATTGAGCTGGTTTTTAACTGTCAACACTACACGGAGCTTAAGAAAATTCAAGTGGCTGCTACCGAGTTCTACGATTACGCTTTAAGCTGGTGGGATCAATTGGTTACAAACAAACGGCGCAATGGTGAGTATCCTATTGAGACATGGGCGGAGATGAAAGCAGCAATGCGCAGGAGGTTTGTGCCGAGCCATTACCATCGTGATCTTCATCAGAGATTGAGAAGGCTCACACAAGGATCGCGATCTGTAGAAGAGTATTTCCAAGAGATGGAATTGTTAATGTTGAGAGCTTGTATATCAGAGGATAGAGAGGCTACTACGGCACGGTTCCTTGGAGGACTTAatcgtgagatacaagacaatgtggagatgcagCACTATGTTGAGCTGgaagagatgttgcacaaagcAATTCTGGTGGAGCAACAGATTAAGAGGAAGCATCATTCACGTGGGAGCTACGGTACCAGCAAGTATCAGCAAGTTAAAGACGAGAAACCAGCATATCAGAAGGAGAACAAGTctcagcagaaagaagaaacaaagcaaGGCAGCATTTTTACCAAAGACAAAGACAAAGGGAAAGCTGAAGCTACTTCTTCTCGGaccagagatgttaagtgtttcaaatgtcaagggcgtgggcattacGCAAAcgagtgcaccaacaaacgtGTTATGATCctcttggagaatggagaaTTTGAATCTGAGGATGAGAAGCTTGATACTGATCAGGAGCATTCCGAggaagaatatgaagaagaaccaGTGCGAGGGAGATTGTTGGTTGCAAGGAGAACTCTCAGCTTGCAAAATAAAACCGAGGAGCTTGAGCAGAGAGAAAACTTGTTCTACTCACGCTGCATGGTTCAAGGAAAGATATGCAGTCTGATCATTGATGGTGGAAGCTGTGTTAATGTTGCTAGcgagacaatggtgaagaagcttggtttgaaaACTCAAAAGCATCCTAAACCTTACCGGCTGCAGTGGCTTAACGAAGAAGGTGAGATGAGGATCTCCACACAAGTCTCTATACCTTTGTCCATTGGgagatatgaagatgagatACTCTGTGATGTGATACCAATGGAAGCAAGTCATATCTTgcttggaaggccgtggcagtttgataGGAGAGTTACACATGATGGCTTTACTAATAAGCACTCTTTTGAGTTCAATGGCAAGAAGACTATTTTGGTGCCTCTCACTCCTAAGGAAGTGCATCAAGATCAGTTGCATcttcagaagaagaaagaaatagatCTCAAACCCGAGCAACACAAGCAGCACAACTTCTATGCCAAGATTG CTCTTTTACAGGACTTTGAAGATGTATTTCCTGAAGATAATCCAATTGGTTTGCCTCCTATacgtgggattgagcaccagATTGATTTTGTACCAGGATCTACTCTTCCTAACAGGCCAGCATACAGAACTAACAGTTGA